Proteins encoded together in one Anticarsia gemmatalis isolate Benzon Research Colony breed Stoneville strain chromosome 1, ilAntGemm2 primary, whole genome shotgun sequence window:
- the LOC142979767 gene encoding 17-beta-hydroxysteroid dehydrogenase 13-like — MNRRNRLVRFVGILARKFRVIEEVWILPWWGSGGLAAIPLMTLDTLVLVVKLFSTCTMAVVKVLIPPALKSLHGETVLITGAAGGIGRELALQFAELGATVICWDKDARRNNAVVDEIRLKDGESYGFTIDLAEREQVICVATQMRRQQTEVSMVVSNAGASFCAPINHLRQESIAKLIEINLLAHFWVIQAFLPAMIERRHGHIIAINSSAGLMPCADMIPYCAAKFGLRGLMDSITEELRLDTWTKNINTTSVYLATVATGFYPQPSHRFTSWYSEITAKEAAKIIIEGVRKNRKEISIPSFMKSLINLNNLMPYRIRIIFTDFFNFRHRGWFCFC, encoded by the exons ATGAATAGAAGGAACAGGCTGGTTCGTTTTGTGGGTATCTTGGCTAGAAAGTTCAGGGTTATCGAAGAAGTATGGATTCTCCCGTGGTGGGGCAGCGGTGGCCTGGCCGCGATACCGCTTATGACGCTGGACACTTTGGTGTTGGTTGTAAAGCTGTTTTCCACGTGTACTATGGCTGTGGTTAAGGTTTTGATACCGCCGGCGTTGAAGAGCCTGCACGGGGAGACTGTTCTC ATTACTGGAGCTGCCGGTGGTATTGGACGTGAGCTGGCCCTTCAGTTTGCAGAGCTGGGCGCTACTGTGATTTGTTGGGACAAAGATGCACGGAGAAACAATGCTGTTGTGGACGAGATAAGGCTTAAAGATGGAGAG AGCTACGGTTTCACAATAGACTTGGCTGAACGAGAGCAGGTTATTTGTGTAGCTACACAAATGCGACGACAGCAGACCGAGGTTTCAATGGTTGTGAGCAACGCCGGTGCATCTTTCTGTGCGCCGATCAATCATTTACGACAAGAATCCATAGCAAAacttattgagatcaacttacTTGCTCATTTCTGG GTTATTCAAGCATTTCTGCCAGCTATGATAGAAAGGCGACACGGACACATTATTGCCATTAACTCTAGTGCGGGACTAATGCCCTGTGCTGACATGATTCCTTATTGTGCTGCAAAATTTGGACTTCGAG GTCTTATGGATTCAATAACAGAAGAACTTCGGCTAGACACGTGGACGAAAAATATCAACACGACATCGGTATACCTTGCCACTGTTGCGACAGGATTCTACCCTCAACCTTCACACAGGTTTACATCCTGGTACTCTGAGATCACAGCTAAGGAGGCCGCGAAGATTATTATTGAAG GTGTACGCAAGAACCGCAAAGAAATCAGCATACCCTCATTCATGAAGTCTCTAATAAACCTCAACAATCTTATGCCCTACAGAATAAGGATCATTTTTACAGACTTCTTCAATTTCCGCCACAGGGGCTGGTTCTGTTTCtgctga
- the LOC142979708 gene encoding zinc finger protein 639-like — MCEEIQNCCRICLDSESDQVSILGDPTISVHMKSCLSVTVSPHDHLPKTICVSCVTLLKDFYNFQLNARCSQDWLESSVHEKLKKSSENKMLVQPLPDSEYNSDSLLEFLNNTENIEEYLNNLGKEDIPCIVNMLDKNEHTIEAAKANLKAPKVPSPKKKDAKKLKLGVDKSDPDFQTVKNLVIKETEPKGKTNQGKIDKNTIICFGCKILCDTVQKLLQHLSICDLALRTCVYCYALFDSKQQMQQHSIIHNTSVNNTNSVLTFTCNCGDTFVSKERLLQHHKTCRPDYAASVGCVYRCKECKDTFTDRFDLYKHAKEHIIKLEEKVCDICGHTFMGNEALIKHRIRQHEQGERLTYRCKVCGYTSPDRKETYIHVRNHTTKRQSPPRHLCETCGKSFAILTSLNRHVQQHGMANLSCNICGLHFRDTKAHSDHMKEHIEMTICEKCGESVNNYKLGLHTCG, encoded by the exons atgtgTGAGGAAATTCAAAACTGCTGCCGAATATGTCTCGATTCGGAATCAGACCAAGTTTCTATACTTGGAGATCCTACAATCAGTGTTCACATGAAATCTTGTCTCTCCGTTACAGTATCACCGCATGATCACCTTCCTAAGACTATTTGTGTGTCTTGTGttacattattgaaagatttttataatttccaaCTAAACGCTCGATGTTCTCAAGACTGGCTTGAGTCGTCAGTGCACGAAAAGTTGAAAAAATCGTCTGAAAACAAAATGCTTGTGCAGCCACTTCCAGACTCCGAATACAATTCGGATTCACTTTTAGAATTTCTTAACAATACTGAGAACATAGAAGAGTATTTAAACAACCTTGGGAAGGAAGATATACCTTGTATAGTTAACATGTTAGACAAAAACGAGCACACGATAGAAGCAGCTAAGGCCAATTTAAAAGCACCCAAAGTTCCTAGTCCAAAGAAAAAAGatgcaaaaaaattaaaactggGTGTCGATAAATCAGATCCCGATTTCCAAACAGTAAAAAACCTAGTCATAAAAGAAACGGAACCAAAAGGAAAAACAAACCAAGggaaaattgataaaaatacaatcatatGTTTCGGTTGCAAAATACTTTGCGATACTGTTCAAAAACTGTTGCAACACTTAAGCATTTGTGACTTAGCATTGCGTACTTGTGTATACTGCTATGCGTTATTTGATTCGAAGCAGCAAATGCAACAGCACTCGATAATACACAATACATCGGTCAACAACACAAACTCAGTGCTTACATTTACTTGTAACTGCGGTGACACATTCGTATCAAAAGAAAGACTGCTACAACATCATAAAACATGCAGGCCAGATTATGCAGCATCTGTTGGCTGCGTGTATCGCTGCAAAGAGTGTAAAGACACATTTACAGATCGGTTTGATTTGTACAAGCATGCCAAAGAACATATAATTAAGTTAGAGGAAAAAGTCTGCGATATTTGCGGACACACTTTTATGGGGAATGAAGCTTTGATCAAACATAGAATAAGGCAGCATGAACAGGGTGAAAGACTCACATATCG ATGTAAAGTATGCGGCTACACATCACCAGACCGaaaagaaacatacatacacgtaAGAAACCATACAACCAAACGACAAAGTCCACCTCGTCATCTATGTGAAACATGCGGCAAAAGCTTTGCCATCCTCACTTCACTGAACCGTCACGTACAACAACATGGTATGGCAAATCTTTCTTGTAATATCTGCGGTCTGCACTTCAGGGATACAAAAGCACATTCGGATCATATGAAAGAACATATCGAGATGACAATTTGTGAGAAGTGCGGAGAGagtgttaataattataaacttggTTTGCATACTTGCGGTTAA
- the LOC142977133 gene encoding oxysterol-binding protein-related protein 1-like → MSKSDTSGSEAQESLLYSARHGEISVVKALLEAKLEGKLTLDINCKGKSKTNLGWTPLHLATYFGHADVVEALLEAGANVDEVNDTGDTALHKASFIGNEDLVILLIRYKADVNIMNGEGKTPCDVSKTRDVQRLLEAAERSERHERERVLLTAAKEGRIDDIQELLSSPNSPNINCVDAQGNTCLHCAAYRGHTRLAVLLLQNGVDTTLKNNSGQLAIDMAKDTEMREVLSVRPVQRLQRTAARFEGQLLKRSRFLGWRPVWAVLQRGVLLYYGSRAEAARGGTHWRGRKYLDAATLAAPDAEPALLVLHYSDGDTHRLAVPPGDWEIPAVRQSWVTALNEHIAYSGHYLWAGASPDTAREATEDLEDECKPLGSMQDALTAATNSLALLDTQLRECAAIVAALDKSVNVGNSLHHSAYMRFQHACGTGSEALTALRHCAALVAQARDADTARLNREIERNRVLEEALAALARTHHALEMSVAEELTKSKRKKKSASHSTLNESKENFFDVFENSEDEDDTLVTAGLSSPLGALSPWGSSPDLTRRTPIGSVDGDKTPTNEEEERFTRRLSGSSGSPGSPISLHTAVSAASSRGTLVSQGGHVYRNARPYRKNAHPSSQWSL, encoded by the exons atgtctaagAGCGACACGTCAGGTTCAGAGGCACAGGAATCATTGTTGTATTCAGCCAGACATGGAGAGATATCAGTTGTTAAGGCACTGCTGGAAGCAAAGTTGGAAGGAAAGTTAACTTTGGACATAAATTGCAAAG GCAAAAGTAAGACAAACTTAGGCTGGACACCCCTACACTTGGCAACATACTTCGGTCATGCAGATGTGGTGGAGGCTCTGTTGGAGGCAGGGGCTAATGTTGACGAGGTCAATGACACTGGCGACACTGCATTACATAAGGCCTCCTTCATTGGCAATGAG GATCTAGTAATCCTACTAATTCGGTACAAAGCAGACGTGAATATAATGAACGGTGAAGGTAAAACGCCGTGTGATGTGTCCAAGACGAGAGATGTACAGAGATTATTGGAAGCTGCGGAGAGGTCAGAGAGACATGAGCGAGAGAGGGTACTGCTTACTGCCGCTAAGGAAGGACGGATTGATGATATACAGGAACTG CTAAGCAGTCCGAACTCTCCAAACATAAACTGTGTGGACGCACAAGGCAACACGTGTCTCCACTGCGCCGCTTACAGAGGACATACAAGACTCGCCGTGCTACTGTTACAGAACGGAGTTGATACTACGCTTAAGAATAATAGTG GTCAGTTAGCGATCGATATGGCAAAAGATACAGAAATGCGTGAAGTTTTGAGCGTTCGTCCAGTTCAAAGGCTACAGAGGACCGCGGCAAGATTTGAGGGACAACTCTTAAAGCGGTCCCGCTTCTTAGGATGGAGACCTGTTTGG GCGGTACTCCAACGCGGCGTGCTCCTCTACTACGGGTCCCGGGCCGAGGCCGCTAGGGGTGGGACCCACTGGCGGGGCCGCAAGTACCTGGACGCGGCCACGCTGGCGGCGCCCGACGCCGAGCCCGCGCTGCTCGTGCTGCACTACAGCGACGGAGACACGCACCGCCTCGCCGTGCCGCCCGGCGACTGGGAGATACCTGCCGTCAGACAG TCTTGGGTGACGGCATTGAACGAGCACATCGCGTACTCTGGCCACTATCTATGGGCGGGAGCATCACCTGACACTGCGAGAGAAGCTACCGAAGACTTGGAAGATGAATGTAAACCTTTag GTTCAATGCAAGACGCCCTAACAGCGGCTACGAATAGCTTAGCATTACTAGACACGCAGCTCCGTGAGTGTGCAGCCATCGTCGCGGCTTTGGACAAGAGCGTCAACGTTGGCAACTCGCTGCACCATTCAGCTTATATG AGGTTCCAACACGCTTGCGGTACAGGTTCCGAGGCTTTAACAGCGTTGCGACATTGCGCCGCGTTGGTCGCACAGGCCAGAGACGCTGACACGGCTAGGTTGAATCGAGag ATAGAGCGCAACAGGGTCTTAGAGGAGGCTCTGGCAGCTTTGGCACGAACACATCACGCGCTAGAAATGTCCGTCGCAGAAGAACTAACTAag AGTAAACGAAAGAAAAAATCCGCGTCACATTCAACGCTCAACGAGTCTAAAGAAAACTTCTTCGATGTTTTTGAAA attcgGAGGATGAAGACGACACGTTAGTGACAGCGGGTTTGTCGAGTCCGCTCGGCGCCTTAAGCCCTTGGGGCAGCAGTCCAGACCTCACGAGACGTACCCCTATAGGAAGTGTAGATG GTGACAAAACACCAACAAACGAAGAAGAAGAGCGTTTCACCCGTCGTTTATCCGGCTCATCCGGCTCACCCGGGTCGCCTATATCTCTTCACACGGCGGTCAGCGCCGCGAGCTCTCGAGGCACGCTCGTATCACAAGGCGGCCACGTGTATAGAAACGCACGGCCGTATAGGAAGAATGCACATCCCAG ttcTCAGTGGTCCCTTTAA